One Streptomyces mobaraensis NBRC 13819 = DSM 40847 DNA segment encodes these proteins:
- a CDS encoding DHA2 family efflux MFS transporter permease subunit translates to MSADLGARRWWAVGALVLASLVVGFDVTILSLALPAMADDLGANNVELQWFVTSYTLVFAAGMIPAGVLGDRYGRKKVLLVALVIFGLASLACAYSTSSGTFIAARAVLGLGAALIMPTTLSLLPVMFSDEERPKAIGAVAGAAMLAYPLGPILGGYLLNHFWWGAVFLINVPVVILAFLAVSAWLPESKASQVKRFDVGGLVFSSVGLAAMTYGVIQGGEKGWTDVTTLAPLLGGLLAVVVFVLWEKRATDPLVDLSLFRSARFTSGTLLGTVINFTMFGVLFTMPQYYQAILGTDAMGSGFRLLPMVGGLLVGVSIAGKIAKAMGPKAAVALGFVLLAAALFYGATTDTGSGTGLAATWTAAYGLGLGFALPTAMDAALGELSTESAGVGSAVNQSIRTLGGSFGAAILGSILNSGYRGKLDVGDLPQRAQDAIQDSVFGGLAVARAVKSSELADMVSSAFVHGLDVVLVVSAGLGLFGALLAAVMLPRQVGDRATEPAKSQHEAADAA, encoded by the coding sequence GTGTCAGCAGATCTGGGGGCGCGCAGGTGGTGGGCCGTCGGGGCCCTCGTGCTTGCGTCCCTGGTCGTGGGCTTCGATGTGACGATCCTGAGCCTGGCCCTGCCGGCCATGGCCGATGACCTGGGCGCCAACAACGTCGAGCTCCAGTGGTTCGTCACGTCGTACACGCTGGTCTTCGCCGCCGGGATGATCCCGGCCGGCGTGCTCGGGGACCGCTACGGGCGTAAGAAGGTCCTGCTCGTCGCCCTGGTGATCTTCGGACTGGCCTCGCTGGCCTGCGCCTACTCCACGTCGTCGGGCACGTTCATCGCCGCGCGGGCGGTGCTCGGCCTCGGCGCCGCCCTGATCATGCCGACGACGCTGTCGCTGCTGCCGGTGATGTTCTCCGACGAGGAGCGTCCCAAGGCGATCGGCGCGGTGGCGGGCGCGGCGATGCTGGCCTACCCGCTCGGCCCGATCCTGGGCGGCTACCTCCTCAACCACTTCTGGTGGGGAGCGGTGTTCCTGATCAACGTGCCGGTGGTGATCCTCGCCTTCCTCGCGGTCTCCGCCTGGCTGCCCGAGTCGAAGGCGTCGCAGGTCAAGCGGTTCGACGTGGGCGGCCTGGTGTTCTCCAGCGTCGGCCTGGCCGCGATGACCTACGGCGTGATCCAGGGCGGCGAGAAGGGCTGGACGGACGTCACCACGCTGGCGCCGCTGCTCGGCGGCCTGCTCGCCGTCGTCGTCTTCGTGCTCTGGGAGAAGCGGGCGACCGACCCGCTGGTCGACCTGTCGCTGTTCCGCTCGGCCCGGTTCACCTCGGGCACCCTGCTCGGCACGGTCATCAACTTCACCATGTTCGGCGTGCTGTTCACGATGCCGCAGTACTACCAGGCCATCCTGGGCACCGACGCGATGGGCAGCGGCTTCCGGCTGCTGCCGATGGTCGGCGGCCTGCTCGTGGGCGTCTCCATCGCCGGGAAGATCGCCAAGGCCATGGGGCCGAAGGCCGCGGTCGCCCTGGGCTTCGTCCTCCTCGCCGCCGCCCTGTTCTACGGCGCCACCACGGACACCGGCAGCGGCACCGGCCTCGCGGCCACCTGGACCGCCGCCTACGGACTGGGCCTCGGCTTCGCCCTCCCCACCGCCATGGACGCCGCCCTCGGCGAGCTGTCGACGGAGAGCGCGGGCGTCGGCTCGGCCGTCAACCAGTCCATCCGCACCCTCGGCGGAAGCTTCGGCGCGGCCATCCTCGGCTCCATCCTCAACTCCGGCTACCGCGGCAAGCTCGACGTCGGCGACCTGCCCCAGCGCGCACAGGACGCGATCCAGGACTCCGTCTTCGGCGGCCTGGCCGTCGCCCGCGCGGTGAAGTCCTCCGAACTCGCCGACATGGTCAGCTCCGCCTTCGTCCACGGCCTGGACGTCGTCCTGGTGGTCTCCGCCGGCCTCGGACTGTTCGGCGCGCTGCTCGCCGCGGTGATGCTGCCCCGGCAGGTTGGTGATCGCGCCACCGAGCCCGCAAAATCACAGCATGAAGCCGCAGACGCAGCCTGA
- a CDS encoding TetR/AcrR family transcriptional regulator: MKPQTQPDQAKPVTGLRERKKARTKAAIQREAVRMFREQGYTATTIEQIAEAAEVAPSTVFRYFPTKQDLVFSHDYDLPFAMMLQAQSPDLTPIQAERRTIRSMLEDIPPEELALQRERWVLIISEPELWGASLGNMSRTMEIMSEQVAKRAGRDPGDASVRAYAGAVFGVMLQVSLEWAKNPEMDFAVALDEALLFLEDLRP; this comes from the coding sequence ATGAAGCCGCAGACGCAGCCTGACCAGGCCAAACCGGTGACGGGCCTGAGAGAACGCAAGAAGGCCAGGACCAAGGCCGCAATCCAGCGGGAGGCGGTGCGGATGTTCCGGGAACAGGGCTACACGGCCACCACCATCGAGCAGATCGCCGAGGCCGCCGAGGTCGCCCCCAGCACCGTCTTCCGCTACTTCCCGACCAAGCAGGACCTGGTCTTCTCGCACGACTACGATCTGCCCTTCGCGATGATGCTCCAGGCGCAGTCGCCCGACCTCACGCCGATCCAGGCGGAGCGCCGGACCATCCGGTCCATGCTCGAGGACATCCCTCCCGAGGAACTGGCCCTCCAGCGCGAGCGCTGGGTCCTCATCATCTCCGAACCGGAGCTGTGGGGGGCCAGCCTGGGCAACATGAGCCGGACCATGGAGATCATGTCCGAGCAGGTGGCCAAGCGGGCGGGCCGCGACCCGGGCGACGCCTCGGTCCGCGCCTACGCCGGGGCGGTCTTCGGGGTGATGCTCCAGGTCTCCCTGGAGTGGGCGAAGAACCCGGAAATGGACTTCGCCGTCGCCCTCGACGAGGCACTCCTGTTCCTGGAGGACCTGCGGCCCTGA
- a CDS encoding thioesterase II family protein has product MSKGAKGVPEEWGAGAGLWLRRYHDGEDAPVRLLCFPFAGGSASYFFGLSRLLSPGVEVLAVQYPGRQDRHAEPCLESVPDLADAVVAQLPPDGKPFALFGHSMGALVAFEVARRLRGPGGPGRPVRLFASGGVARPYRPEGSAGLPGDGDILAHLRSLGGTDERFFASEELQALILPALRADYRAVGAYAPPGPERLECPVTALIGDVDGRTSPAEAATWRERTSGDFELHVLPGGHFYLDACMERVAEIVADALGAGRPVRTGA; this is encoded by the coding sequence ATGAGCAAGGGTGCCAAGGGCGTACCGGAGGAGTGGGGAGCGGGGGCCGGGCTGTGGTTGCGCCGGTACCACGACGGCGAGGACGCGCCGGTGCGGCTGCTGTGTTTTCCGTTCGCGGGCGGTTCGGCGAGTTACTTCTTCGGCCTGTCGCGGCTGCTCTCGCCCGGTGTCGAGGTCCTGGCGGTGCAGTACCCGGGGCGGCAGGACCGGCACGCCGAGCCGTGCCTGGAGTCGGTGCCGGATCTCGCCGACGCGGTGGTGGCGCAACTCCCGCCGGATGGCAAGCCGTTCGCCCTGTTCGGGCACAGCATGGGCGCCCTCGTGGCCTTCGAGGTGGCCCGTCGGCTGCGGGGTCCGGGTGGTCCCGGCCGTCCGGTGCGGCTGTTCGCCTCGGGCGGCGTCGCGCGGCCCTACCGGCCGGAGGGTTCGGCCGGCCTGCCCGGCGACGGGGACATCCTGGCGCACCTGCGGTCCCTGGGCGGGACCGACGAGAGGTTCTTCGCCAGCGAGGAGTTGCAGGCCCTGATCCTGCCCGCGCTGCGGGCGGACTACCGGGCCGTCGGCGCCTATGCGCCGCCGGGTCCGGAGCGGCTGGAGTGTCCGGTGACGGCGCTGATCGGGGACGTGGACGGGCGGACCTCGCCGGCGGAGGCGGCGACGTGGCGGGAGCGCACCAGCGGTGACTTCGAGCTGCATGTGCTGCCCGGCGGGCACTTCTACCTGGACGCCTGCATGGAGCGGGTGGCGGAGATCGTCGCGGACGCGCTGGGCGCGGGCCGTCCGGTCCGTACCGGCGCCTGA
- a CDS encoding type I polyketide synthase, translating into MATSPTGPGARPEPVAVVGMACRLPGASDPAAFWRLLSEGRDAVRPTPPARRQADSGLTGPGGYLDRVDGFDADFFRVSPREAVAMDPQQRLLLELSWEAFEDAGIRPPHLARSRTGVFVGAIWDDYAHVLRRQAHRHQAVTRHTMTGVHRSILANRISYTHHLTGPSLTVDTAQSSSLVALHLACESLRNGESELALAGGVNLICSPESTELAAARFGGLSATGRCHTFDARADGFVRGEGGGLVVLKPLAAARRDGDTVYCVIRGSAVNSDGATDGLTLPSGRAQQDVVRLACHDADVTPHQVQYVELHGTGTPVGDPIEAAALGAVLGMDGARTTPLAVGSVKTNVGHLEAAAGITGFIKTALSIHHRKLPPSLNFDTPNPAIPLTGLGLTVQRRLSDWPRPERPLIAGVSSFGMGGTNGHVVLSAAPDEGTGTGRTAAAKPSVEATVVSGEPAAVSGARTPVPAEAPVVPVAWPVSAHSAAALRAQAGRLREHLAARPAADPAEVAHALVTRRTALAHRAVLLGGGTGELLAALEALAEGTDSASVVTGETVADGGTAFLFSGQGAQRLGMGRELYDAFPAFADALDEAFAALDAHLDRPLREIVFGDGPEPGTLLDRTEYTQPALFAIETSLYRLVSSFGLRADHLLGHSVGEIAAAHAAGALSLPDASALVATRGRLMQAVRADGAMAAWQASADEAAELLAGHEERVTLAAVNGPHSVVVSGDRDTVGELTAAWRRRGRKTSHLKVSHAFHSPHMDPALDELRTVAAGLAFHEPAVPIVSNVTGLPVTAADLSRPDYWAEHARRPVQFLSGVRHLCERGVATFVELGPDAPLSAMARECFPAPDAPGRPRPAAIAVCRRGRPETGTLLTALAQAYVRGADVDCTAGQAASRHGGRVSLPTYAFQRERHWPDTDPAATPAAPETPVRHEEPTTAEPAIPAAPPETDALALVTRQVAVVLGTAPGAVDPARTFKQLGFDSMAATELSERLATATGLGLTATLTFDHPTPLAVAEHLRTLLTGAPEPAAPAPARPGAADAADDPVVIVAMSCRYPGGGDSPEGLWRLVSERADAIGEFPRDRGWDLERLFHADGERSGTSHTRQGGFLYDAAEFDAEFFGISPREALAVDPQQRLLLECAWEAFERAGLDPHLLKGSPTGVFVGMTGQDYGPRLHEPAQSTDGYLLTGSTPSVASGRVSFTFGLEGPALTVDTACSSSLVALHLAAEALRRGECDLALAGGATVLATPGMFTEFSRQRGLAPDGRCKPFADAADGTGWAEGVGLVLLERLSDARRQGHRVLAVVKGSAVNQDGASNGLTAPNGPSQQRVIRAALAAARLEATEVDAVEAHGTGTTLGDPIEAQALIATYGRDRSADRPLWLGSVKSNIGHTQAAAGVAGVIKMVMALRHERLPATLHVDEPSRHVDWSPGTVRLLTEPVAWPRGERPRRAGISSFGISGTNAHLVLEEAPHEDAPSDETVRVADDGAVVPWVLSGRTADALRQQARRLRSFVTEAPSATTADVGWALASTRSAFEHRAVVVGRDREDLLEQLGALASGDTPAGTSVRAVGPGPVLVFPGQGSQWVGMGAQLLYESPVFAARIAECERALSPYVDWSLVEVLRGDGAELSRVEVVQPVLWAVMVSLAAVWAEYGVKPAAVIGHSQGEMAAACVAGALSLEDAARVVAVRSDALRRLAGRGAMASLGVGREVAEEFIDGYAGVGVAAVNGPSSTVISGPPEQVATVVAEAEARGHRARLIDVDYASHGPQVDEIADLLADRLSGIEPQATTDIAFYSTVTAGRIDTAALTSDYWITNLRQRVRFAETVEALLADGYRVFVEASPHPVLTLGLQETFEAADADAVTVPTLRRDGGGLARLAQSLGDAFGAGCAVRWAKWFAAPGGPALDLPTYPFQRRRYWLEAPAGGQDAAALGLAPAGHPLLGAATELAAGGVRLLTGRIGRHSHPWLAQHTLFGTALVPASVLTEWALRAADEAGCAGVDDLTFETPLVLPETGGVRVQIAVGPADERDGQRDIHIHARPDEAADPTGSTGWTCHASGRLATEAAEPPVAAESAWPPAGAEPVDLDDFYEDAAASGVGYGPAFRGLRAMWRRGDDVYAEVTLPQESGPAEGFGIHPALLDAVLHPAVLAEPAEADHVWLPFTLTGVSLWATGATSARVRLTPLDGRDDAQSGRDDAQSGRDDAQSGRAWQVRVGDLAGADVLTCEALVLVTATAERLRTAEEAAAPTSSTGSRTVPNAPARRSAANHRPPTDWAGRLAPLSAAEQLGVLTDSVRAHAAAVLGRTDPDALRGDATFKQLGLDSLTAVELRNRLVADTGLRLPTALVFRYPTPAAIAGHLRERLTAQNGPAGNEAPAGARSGPLTTDTVLSGLTRMENDLTAIATRLPHGDAGEITTRLEALLARWKSTNAAADGDSAAHRLKAASADQIFDFIDNELGVSRDTEPANPTPKAG; encoded by the coding sequence ATGGCGACTTCCCCCACAGGACCGGGCGCCCGCCCCGAGCCCGTCGCCGTCGTCGGCATGGCCTGCCGCCTGCCCGGAGCATCCGACCCGGCCGCGTTCTGGCGGCTCCTGAGCGAGGGCCGCGACGCCGTGCGCCCCACCCCGCCCGCGCGGCGGCAGGCGGACTCCGGCCTCACCGGGCCCGGCGGCTACCTGGACCGCGTCGACGGCTTCGACGCGGACTTCTTCCGCGTCAGCCCGCGCGAGGCCGTGGCGATGGACCCGCAGCAGCGGCTCCTCCTCGAACTGAGCTGGGAGGCGTTCGAGGACGCCGGGATCCGGCCGCCCCACCTGGCCCGCAGCCGCACCGGCGTCTTCGTCGGCGCGATCTGGGACGACTACGCCCACGTCCTGCGCCGCCAGGCGCACCGGCACCAGGCCGTCACCCGGCACACCATGACCGGCGTCCACCGCAGCATCCTGGCCAACCGCATCTCGTACACCCACCACCTGACCGGCCCCAGCCTCACCGTGGACACCGCACAGTCCTCCTCGCTGGTCGCCCTGCACCTGGCCTGCGAGAGCCTGCGGAACGGCGAGTCCGAACTCGCCCTCGCCGGCGGCGTCAACCTCATCTGCTCCCCGGAGAGCACCGAACTGGCCGCCGCCCGCTTCGGCGGCCTCTCGGCCACCGGCCGCTGCCACACCTTCGACGCCCGGGCCGACGGTTTCGTCCGCGGCGAAGGCGGTGGCCTGGTGGTGCTCAAGCCGCTGGCGGCCGCCCGGCGCGACGGCGACACCGTGTACTGCGTGATCCGGGGGAGCGCCGTCAACAGCGACGGCGCCACCGACGGCCTGACCCTGCCCAGCGGGCGGGCGCAGCAGGACGTGGTGCGACTGGCCTGCCACGATGCCGATGTGACGCCTCATCAGGTGCAGTACGTCGAACTCCACGGCACCGGAACCCCTGTGGGGGACCCGATCGAGGCCGCGGCCCTCGGCGCCGTACTGGGCATGGACGGCGCCCGCACGACGCCCCTCGCCGTCGGCTCCGTCAAGACGAACGTCGGCCACCTCGAAGCCGCCGCCGGAATCACCGGGTTCATCAAGACGGCCCTCAGCATCCACCACCGCAAGCTCCCGCCGAGCCTGAACTTCGACACCCCCAACCCGGCCATCCCGCTCACCGGCCTCGGCCTCACCGTCCAGCGGCGACTGAGCGACTGGCCACGCCCCGAACGGCCCCTGATCGCCGGGGTGTCGTCCTTCGGCATGGGCGGCACCAACGGGCACGTCGTCCTGTCCGCCGCACCGGACGAGGGGACGGGGACCGGGCGGACCGCCGCGGCGAAGCCCTCCGTCGAGGCGACGGTGGTGTCCGGCGAGCCGGCAGCGGTGTCCGGCGCGAGGACGCCGGTGCCTGCCGAGGCGCCGGTCGTTCCGGTGGCCTGGCCCGTCAGCGCGCACAGCGCCGCCGCCCTCCGCGCCCAGGCCGGGCGGCTGCGCGAGCACCTCGCCGCCCGGCCCGCCGCGGACCCCGCCGAGGTGGCCCACGCGCTGGTCACCCGCCGTACCGCCCTCGCCCACCGCGCCGTCCTGCTCGGCGGCGGCACCGGCGAGCTGCTCGCCGCCCTCGAGGCGCTCGCCGAGGGCACGGACAGCGCCTCCGTCGTGACGGGCGAGACGGTCGCCGACGGCGGGACCGCCTTCCTCTTCAGCGGCCAGGGAGCCCAACGCCTGGGTATGGGCCGCGAGTTGTACGACGCGTTCCCCGCCTTCGCCGACGCCCTCGACGAGGCGTTCGCGGCGCTCGACGCCCATTTGGACCGCCCGCTGCGCGAGATCGTCTTCGGCGACGGCCCGGAGCCGGGCACCCTCCTCGACCGGACGGAGTACACCCAGCCCGCGCTCTTCGCGATCGAGACGAGCCTGTACCGCCTCGTGTCCTCCTTCGGCCTCCGGGCCGACCACCTCCTGGGCCACTCCGTAGGAGAGATCGCCGCCGCGCACGCGGCCGGCGCGCTCTCGCTGCCGGACGCGAGCGCGCTCGTCGCCACGCGTGGCCGCCTGATGCAGGCCGTACGGGCGGACGGCGCCATGGCCGCCTGGCAGGCGAGCGCGGACGAGGCCGCCGAACTGCTCGCCGGGCACGAAGAGCGGGTCACCCTCGCCGCGGTCAACGGCCCGCACTCCGTCGTCGTGTCCGGCGACCGCGACACCGTCGGGGAGCTGACCGCCGCCTGGCGGCGACGCGGCCGCAAGACCAGCCACCTGAAGGTCAGCCACGCCTTCCACTCGCCCCACATGGACCCGGCCCTCGACGAGCTGCGCACCGTCGCGGCGGGGCTGGCCTTCCACGAACCCGCCGTCCCGATCGTCTCCAACGTCACCGGCCTCCCGGTCACCGCGGCCGACCTGTCGCGCCCGGACTACTGGGCGGAACACGCGCGCAGGCCCGTACAGTTCCTGTCCGGCGTACGCCACCTCTGCGAGCGGGGCGTGGCCACCTTCGTCGAACTGGGCCCGGACGCCCCGCTGTCCGCGATGGCCCGCGAGTGCTTCCCCGCCCCCGACGCCCCGGGCCGCCCGCGCCCCGCCGCGATCGCGGTGTGCCGCAGGGGCCGCCCCGAGACGGGCACGCTGCTGACGGCCCTGGCCCAGGCGTACGTGCGCGGCGCCGACGTCGACTGCACCGCCGGGCAGGCCGCCTCGCGCCACGGCGGTCGCGTCAGCCTGCCGACCTACGCCTTCCAGCGCGAGCGCCACTGGCCGGACACCGACCCTGCGGCCACCCCGGCGGCGCCGGAGACCCCCGTCCGGCACGAGGAACCGACGACGGCCGAACCGGCCATCCCGGCCGCGCCCCCCGAGACCGACGCTCTCGCCCTGGTCACCCGGCAGGTGGCCGTCGTCCTCGGCACCGCCCCCGGCGCGGTCGACCCGGCACGGACCTTCAAGCAGCTCGGCTTCGACTCCATGGCCGCCACCGAACTGAGCGAACGGCTCGCCACGGCCACCGGACTCGGGCTGACCGCCACCCTCACCTTCGACCACCCGACCCCCCTGGCCGTCGCCGAGCACCTGCGCACCCTCCTCACCGGCGCACCCGAACCCGCCGCCCCCGCGCCCGCCCGCCCGGGCGCGGCCGACGCAGCCGACGACCCCGTCGTCATCGTCGCCATGAGCTGCCGCTACCCCGGCGGCGGCGATTCGCCCGAGGGCCTGTGGCGGCTCGTCTCCGAACGCGCCGACGCCATAGGCGAGTTCCCCCGCGATCGCGGCTGGGACCTGGAGCGGCTGTTCCACGCCGACGGCGAACGCTCCGGCACCAGCCACACCCGCCAGGGCGGATTCCTCTACGACGCGGCCGAGTTCGACGCCGAGTTCTTCGGCATCAGCCCGCGCGAGGCGCTGGCCGTCGACCCGCAGCAGCGGCTCCTCCTAGAGTGCGCCTGGGAGGCGTTCGAGCGGGCCGGCCTCGACCCGCACCTGCTCAAGGGCAGCCCCACCGGCGTCTTCGTCGGCATGACGGGCCAGGACTACGGCCCCCGGCTGCACGAACCCGCGCAGTCCACCGACGGCTACCTGCTGACCGGCAGCACGCCCAGCGTCGCCTCGGGCCGGGTGTCGTTCACGTTCGGACTGGAGGGCCCCGCCCTCACGGTGGACACCGCGTGCTCGTCCTCCCTCGTCGCGCTCCACCTGGCGGCCGAGGCGCTGCGGCGCGGCGAGTGCGACCTGGCCCTGGCCGGGGGCGCCACGGTCCTCGCCACACCGGGCATGTTCACCGAGTTCTCCCGCCAGCGCGGACTGGCCCCCGACGGCCGCTGCAAACCCTTCGCGGACGCCGCCGACGGCACCGGCTGGGCCGAGGGCGTCGGCCTCGTCCTCCTGGAGCGCCTCTCGGACGCACGCCGCCAGGGCCACCGCGTCCTCGCGGTGGTCAAGGGATCCGCCGTCAACCAGGACGGCGCGAGCAACGGCCTCACCGCCCCCAACGGCCCCTCACAGCAGCGCGTCATCCGCGCCGCCCTCGCCGCCGCGCGCCTGGAGGCGACCGAGGTGGACGCCGTCGAGGCACACGGCACCGGGACCACCCTGGGCGACCCGATCGAGGCACAGGCCCTCATCGCCACCTACGGCCGCGACCGTTCCGCCGACCGGCCGCTGTGGCTCGGGTCGGTGAAGTCCAACATCGGCCACACCCAGGCCGCCGCCGGCGTCGCCGGTGTGATCAAGATGGTGATGGCGCTCCGCCACGAACGGCTGCCCGCCACCCTGCACGTGGACGAGCCGAGCCGGCACGTCGACTGGTCGCCGGGTACCGTGCGGCTGCTCACCGAGCCCGTCGCCTGGCCGCGCGGCGAACGCCCGCGCCGGGCCGGGATCTCCTCCTTCGGCATCTCCGGGACCAACGCCCACCTGGTCCTGGAGGAAGCTCCCCACGAGGACGCGCCATCCGACGAAACCGTGCGGGTGGCGGACGACGGCGCGGTGGTCCCGTGGGTGCTCTCCGGGCGGACTGCCGACGCCCTGCGCCAACAGGCCCGCCGGCTGCGCTCCTTCGTGACGGAAGCGCCGTCCGCGACGACCGCGGACGTGGGCTGGGCACTCGCCTCGACACGGTCGGCGTTCGAGCACCGTGCCGTGGTGGTGGGACGGGACCGGGAGGACCTGCTGGAACAGCTCGGCGCACTCGCCTCGGGCGATACTCCGGCGGGGACGTCGGTACGAGCCGTCGGCCCCGGCCCGGTGCTGGTGTTCCCGGGGCAGGGGTCGCAGTGGGTGGGTATGGGTGCCCAACTGCTGTACGAGTCGCCGGTGTTCGCGGCGCGGATTGCCGAGTGTGAGCGGGCGTTGTCGCCGTATGTCGACTGGTCGTTGGTCGAGGTGTTGCGCGGTGATGGCGCCGAGTTGTCGCGGGTGGAGGTGGTGCAGCCGGTTCTGTGGGCGGTGATGGTCTCGTTGGCTGCTGTGTGGGCCGAGTACGGGGTCAAGCCCGCTGCGGTGATCGGTCATTCGCAGGGTGAGATGGCCGCGGCGTGCGTGGCGGGCGCGTTGTCGTTGGAGGACGCGGCGCGGGTCGTCGCCGTGCGCAGTGACGCGCTGAGGCGGTTGGCCGGGCGGGGGGCGATGGCTTCCCTCGGTGTGGGCCGGGAAGTTGCCGAGGAGTTCATCGACGGGTACGCAGGCGTCGGTGTCGCCGCCGTGAACGGCCCGTCGTCGACGGTGATTTCTGGGCCGCCGGAGCAGGTGGCGACGGTGGTCGCCGAGGCAGAGGCGCGAGGGCATCGTGCCCGGCTGATCGATGTGGATTACGCCTCGCACGGTCCGCAGGTGGACGAGATCGCGGACCTGTTGGCCGACCGCCTGAGCGGTATCGAGCCCCAGGCCACCACGGACATCGCGTTCTACTCCACGGTCACCGCCGGCCGGATCGACACCGCCGCCCTCACCTCGGACTACTGGATCACGAACCTGCGCCAGCGGGTCCGCTTCGCCGAGACGGTCGAGGCGCTGCTCGCGGACGGCTACCGCGTCTTCGTCGAGGCCAGCCCGCACCCCGTACTGACCCTCGGCCTCCAGGAGACCTTCGAAGCGGCCGACGCGGACGCCGTGACCGTGCCCACGCTGCGACGTGACGGCGGCGGCCTCGCCCGCCTGGCCCAGTCGCTGGGTGACGCCTTCGGCGCGGGCTGCGCCGTCCGGTGGGCGAAGTGGTTCGCGGCCCCCGGCGGGCCCGCGCTCGACCTGCCCACGTACCCCTTCCAGCGCCGGCGCTACTGGCTGGAGGCCCCCGCCGGCGGTCAGGACGCCGCCGCCCTCGGCCTGGCGCCGGCCGGGCACCCGCTGCTGGGCGCCGCCACCGAACTCGCCGCGGGCGGCGTGCGCCTGCTCACCGGCCGCATCGGCAGGCACAGCCACCCGTGGCTCGCCCAGCACACCCTCTTCGGCACGGCTCTCGTTCCCGCCTCGGTCCTCACCGAGTGGGCCTTGCGCGCCGCCGACGAGGCCGGATGCGCGGGCGTCGACGACCTCACGTTCGAGACGCCGCTCGTGCTGCCCGAGACCGGGGGCGTGCGGGTGCAGATCGCCGTGGGCCCGGCCGACGAGCGGGACGGGCAGCGCGACATCCACATCCACGCCCGCCCCGACGAAGCCGCGGACCCCACCGGAAGCACGGGCTGGACCTGCCACGCGAGCGGCCGGCTGGCCACCGAGGCGGCCGAACCGCCCGTCGCGGCGGAGAGCGCGTGGCCGCCCGCCGGCGCCGAACCCGTCGACCTGGACGACTTCTACGAGGACGCCGCCGCGTCCGGCGTCGGCTACGGCCCCGCCTTCCGGGGCCTGCGCGCGATGTGGCGTCGCGGCGACGACGTGTACGCGGAGGTGACTCTCCCTCAGGAGAGCGGGCCAGCAGAGGGATTCGGCATCCACCCCGCCCTCCTCGACGCCGTACTGCACCCCGCTGTGCTCGCCGAACCGGCCGAGGCGGATCACGTGTGGCTGCCTTTCACCCTGACCGGGGTCTCCCTGTGGGCCACCGGCGCCACCTCCGCGCGCGTCCGTCTCACCCCTCTCGACGGGCGGGACGACGCACAGTCCGGGCGGGACGACGCACAGTCCGGGCGGGACGACGCACAGTCCGGACGGGCCTGGCAGGTCCGGGTCGGCGACCTCGCCGGGGCCGACGTGCTCACCTGCGAGGCCCTCGTCCTGGTGACGGCCACGGCCGAGCGGCTGCGGACCGCCGAGGAGGCCGCCGCGCCGACGTCGTCGACGGGCTCCCGCACCGTCCCGAACGCCCCGGCCCGGCGCTCGGCCGCCAACCACCGCCCTCCCACGGACTGGGCCGGCCGCCTGGCCCCCCTGTCCGCCGCCGAACAGCTCGGAGTGCTCACCGACTCCGTCCGCGCCCACGCCGCCGCGGTCCTCGGCCGGACCGACCCGGACGCACTGCGCGGCGACGCCACGTTCAAACAACTGGGCCTGGACTCGCTCACCGCCGTCGAGCTGCGCAACCGGCTCGTCGCGGACACCGGTCTGCGCCTGCCCACCGCCCTCGTCTTCCGCTACCCGACCCCCGCGGCCATCGCCGGCCACCTGCGCGAACGGCTGACCGCCCAGAACGGGCCGGCCGGGAACGAGGCACCGGCCGGCGCGCGGTCCGGGCCGCTCACCACCGACACCGTCCTGAGCGGCCTGACCCGCATGGAGAACGACCTGACCGCGATCGCCACCCGCCTGCCCCACGGGGACGCGGGGGAGATCACCACCCGGCTCGAGGCGCTGCTGGCCCGGTGGAAGTCCACGAACGCCGCGGCGGACGGCGACAGCGCCGCCCACCGGCTCAAGGCCGCGTCCGCCGATCAGATCTTCGACTTCATCGACAACGAGCTGGGCGTCTCGCGCGACACCGAGCCCGCGAACCCCACTCCGAAGGCCGGGTGA